The proteins below are encoded in one region of Paenibacillus albus:
- a CDS encoding acetyltransferase → MSRKTPVAIIGGGGHSEVVWEMLRLSGYEVIGYTSPESQANRPFLPWIGPDEQLFERYSNEELQIANGIGMIRSGGLRDKLYKVYKEQGYRFVMLAHPSAIISPDAVLEEGTQIMAGAIVQTGATVGSNSILNTRSSIDHHCRIGSSVHIAPGAIICGEVKIGDASMIGAGAIVIQGVAIGQAATIGAGAVVLRDVAAYATVTGIPAKESTT, encoded by the coding sequence ATGAGTAGGAAAACACCAGTTGCTATCATTGGCGGAGGCGGACATTCAGAGGTTGTATGGGAAATGCTTCGGCTAAGTGGGTACGAGGTTATAGGATACACCTCTCCTGAGAGTCAGGCAAATCGCCCATTCCTGCCATGGATTGGCCCAGACGAGCAATTATTCGAACGCTACAGCAACGAGGAGCTGCAAATAGCCAATGGGATTGGTATGATCCGATCCGGTGGATTGCGAGATAAGCTGTATAAGGTGTATAAAGAGCAAGGATACCGTTTCGTTATGCTTGCTCATCCCAGTGCGATTATATCTCCGGATGCTGTGCTGGAAGAAGGCACCCAAATCATGGCAGGCGCCATTGTTCAGACAGGCGCGACGGTAGGAAGTAACTCTATACTTAATACTCGTTCATCTATTGATCATCATTGCAGGATTGGCAGTAGTGTGCATATTGCACCTGGCGCGATTATCTGTGGCGAGGTAAAGATCGGTGACGCGTCTATGATTGGGGCAGGAGCTATCGTTATTCAAGGCGTTGCAATCGGACAAGCGGCAACCATTGGTGCCGGCGCGGTTGTCCTCCGTGATGTTGCGGCGTATGCAACGGTAACCGGAATTCCAGCGAAGGAGTCGACAACATGA
- a CDS encoding LegC family aminotransferase, translated as MERNNGSLASAVTEAIACVTGMTDKMLALHEPEFKGNEWDYVKECLDTGWVSSAGKYVDRLEAELSEYTGAKHAIAVVNGTAALHIALLLAGVKPGDEVIIPSLSFVATANAVAYCQAIPHFVDVDTYSLGIDPRRLGDYLSEMSVRKTEGLFNRHTGRRIGAVVPMHTFGHPVDLDRLIDVCAAYGLPIVEDAAESLGSYYKGRHTGTFGKLGILSFNGNKVMTTGGGGAILTDDADLAKAAKHMTTTAKVAHAWAFNHDMVGYNYRMPNLNAALGCAQLERVPNFLERKRKLAGQYADQFRLVSGVSFVKEPSYAVSNYWLNAILLDQANVSLRDGILAQTNAARYLTRPIWTPLHTLPMYSQCPRMDLSVTMDIEGRVVNIPSGPSIVQEAL; from the coding sequence ATGGAACGGAATAACGGTTCGCTTGCTTCGGCTGTTACAGAGGCAATTGCATGCGTCACCGGTATGACTGATAAAATGCTCGCTCTTCATGAGCCTGAGTTTAAAGGCAATGAGTGGGATTACGTGAAGGAATGCTTGGACACAGGCTGGGTTTCTTCTGCCGGCAAGTATGTGGATCGATTGGAAGCGGAGCTATCCGAATATACAGGCGCGAAACATGCGATTGCTGTAGTGAATGGTACCGCTGCGCTCCATATCGCGCTGCTGCTGGCAGGCGTAAAGCCCGGTGATGAAGTGATCATTCCTTCGCTTTCGTTTGTTGCGACTGCAAACGCGGTTGCATATTGCCAAGCTATTCCGCACTTTGTTGATGTGGATACCTATTCTCTCGGGATTGATCCCCGGCGGCTAGGCGATTACTTGTCAGAGATGTCAGTTAGGAAGACAGAAGGTCTCTTCAACCGTCATACTGGTCGGAGAATTGGCGCCGTTGTTCCGATGCATACATTCGGTCATCCCGTTGACCTCGACAGACTGATAGACGTTTGCGCTGCTTACGGATTGCCGATTGTTGAAGATGCAGCGGAATCATTAGGCTCTTACTATAAGGGCAGACATACAGGAACATTCGGGAAGTTAGGCATTCTAAGCTTTAATGGAAACAAAGTAATGACCACCGGCGGCGGCGGAGCGATTCTTACCGATGATGCCGACCTTGCCAAAGCAGCCAAACATATGACGACAACAGCTAAGGTAGCTCATGCGTGGGCGTTTAATCATGATATGGTCGGTTATAACTATCGGATGCCGAATCTGAATGCTGCCCTCGGGTGCGCTCAGCTCGAGCGTGTGCCGAACTTCCTGGAACGCAAGCGCAAGCTCGCAGGTCAGTATGCAGACCAATTTCGGCTGGTTAGTGGAGTTTCTTTCGTTAAGGAGCCGAGTTATGCCGTAAGCAATTATTGGCTTAATGCGATTCTGTTAGACCAGGCGAATGTAAGCCTGCGAGATGGAATCTTGGCACAGACTAATGCTGCCAGATACTTGACTAGGCCAATTTGGACGCCGCTGCATACGCTGCCCATGTATTCCCAGTGTCCGAGGATGGATCTGTCAGTTACGATGGATATAGAAGGAAGAGTCGTGAATATTCCAAGTGGTCCTTCGATTGTTCAGGAGGCGTTATGA
- the neuC gene encoding UDP-N-acetylglucosamine 2-epimerase yields the protein MRKICVVTGSRAEYGLMYWLLREIQEDPELTLQLVVTGMHLSPEFGLTHRQINHDGFTIDDKVEMLLSSDTPVGITKSMGLGLIGFADVFARLQPDVVVILGDRYEMMVVAQSAMIANIPIAHLHGGESTEGVVDEAIRHSITKMAQLHFTAAEKYRQRVIQLGEHPDRVFNVGAVGLDNTRRLALLTRAQLEETISFKLGELCFLVTYHPVTLSYQSVEEQTRQLFEALDHYQHAKVIITKPNSDTNGRIIASLIDEFAKANEGRVITFVSMGQLRYLSALQFVDVVIGNSSSGIYEAPVFHTPTVNIGTRQTGRLMGSSVIHCGESSSAIIQAVDQALSEDFQSKLFNQAPLYGTGDASSRIKTILKEVNLEGILYKSFFEVQI from the coding sequence ATGAGAAAGATTTGCGTCGTTACCGGCTCTCGGGCCGAATATGGTTTGATGTATTGGCTCCTTAGGGAGATACAGGAGGATCCTGAGTTGACGCTGCAGCTTGTTGTAACAGGCATGCATCTTTCTCCGGAGTTCGGGCTTACACATCGTCAGATTAATCACGATGGTTTCACTATTGACGATAAGGTTGAGATGCTCCTATCAAGTGATACGCCGGTAGGTATCACCAAATCAATGGGACTCGGATTAATTGGCTTTGCGGATGTATTTGCAAGACTACAGCCGGATGTGGTTGTCATTCTGGGTGATCGTTACGAAATGATGGTCGTTGCTCAGTCGGCAATGATTGCGAATATTCCGATCGCTCATCTACATGGTGGTGAAAGCACGGAGGGCGTTGTAGATGAAGCGATTCGGCATTCCATTACCAAAATGGCGCAGCTCCATTTTACTGCGGCAGAGAAATATCGTCAGCGAGTTATACAGTTAGGCGAGCACCCGGATAGAGTATTTAATGTTGGTGCTGTTGGATTAGATAACACCAGGCGCTTAGCCTTGCTAACCCGCGCCCAGCTAGAAGAGACAATTTCGTTCAAGCTGGGGGAGCTGTGTTTTCTCGTAACCTATCATCCGGTCACATTGTCTTATCAGTCAGTAGAGGAACAGACCAGACAATTATTTGAGGCGCTGGATCACTATCAGCATGCAAAAGTAATTATCACGAAGCCAAACTCGGATACGAATGGCAGAATTATTGCGAGTCTAATAGATGAATTTGCAAAAGCGAATGAAGGACGAGTCATCACGTTTGTCTCGATGGGGCAGCTGCGTTATTTAAGTGCATTACAGTTTGTCGATGTTGTAATTGGAAATTCATCCAGTGGGATTTATGAAGCGCCTGTCTTCCATACGCCGACTGTTAATATAGGAACAAGGCAAACCGGACGATTGATGGGCTCCTCCGTTATTCACTGTGGAGAATCAAGTTCAGCCATAATACAGGCTGTTGATCAAGCGCTGTCCGAAGACTTTCAATCTAAGCTATTCAATCAAGCTCCTTTGTATGGGACCGGAGATGCATCCTCCCGGATCAAGACGATCTTGAAAGAGGTAAATTTGGAAGGGATTTTATATAAATCATTCTTTGAAGTGCAGATATAG
- the neuB gene encoding N-acetylneuraminate synthase, which yields MKPVYIIAEAGVNHNGSIKMAMELVEKAAEAGADAVKFQTFRADKLVTIEAQKADYQKQTTSSDETQYEMLKRLELSYDHHLEIIEHCRKHGIEFMSSPFDEDSLQFLAESCKVNRVKLSSGELTNGPLLLAAARTGLPILLSTGMGTMGEIETALMVLAYGYLYADGLPTEEMMLEAYSSDQGQAVLHERITLLHCTTEYPAPLYDVNLRCMDTMREAFNVTVGYSDHTEGIAVSIAAAARGGEVIEKHFTLDRGLPGPDHLSSLEPSELKEMVRSIRQVEEALGRKSKFPTRSEIGNRLPARKSIVAAQDIALGDPFREHNMTVKRPGNGLTAMRYWDILGKTAGRVYRKEEQIDT from the coding sequence ATGAAGCCTGTATATATTATCGCGGAGGCCGGTGTTAATCACAACGGATCGATTAAGATGGCGATGGAGCTTGTGGAGAAGGCAGCCGAAGCGGGGGCTGATGCGGTTAAGTTTCAGACGTTTCGTGCAGATAAGCTCGTTACGATAGAAGCGCAGAAAGCGGACTATCAGAAGCAAACCACATCGTCCGATGAGACGCAATATGAGATGCTGAAACGGCTTGAACTTAGCTACGATCATCATCTGGAAATCATCGAGCACTGCCGCAAACATGGCATAGAATTTATGTCCAGCCCATTCGACGAGGATAGCTTACAATTTTTGGCTGAATCCTGTAAGGTTAACCGGGTTAAACTTTCTTCCGGCGAGTTGACGAACGGACCATTGCTGCTCGCCGCGGCTCGGACAGGCTTGCCTATTCTGTTATCGACAGGCATGGGGACAATGGGAGAGATTGAGACAGCGCTTATGGTGCTGGCCTATGGGTACTTGTATGCCGACGGATTGCCAACGGAAGAGATGATGTTGGAAGCTTATTCGTCGGATCAGGGGCAAGCTGTATTACACGAGCGTATAACGCTCCTGCATTGCACAACGGAGTATCCGGCCCCGCTATACGATGTAAACCTGCGGTGCATGGATACGATGCGAGAGGCTTTTAATGTAACGGTAGGTTATTCTGATCATACGGAGGGCATTGCGGTTTCAATTGCTGCCGCTGCACGAGGAGGCGAAGTGATTGAGAAGCATTTTACGCTTGATCGCGGGTTGCCGGGCCCGGATCATTTGAGCTCACTTGAGCCGTCCGAGCTCAAGGAAATGGTAAGAAGCATTCGGCAGGTGGAAGAAGCGCTCGGGAGAAAAAGCAAGTTCCCTACACGCTCGGAAATTGGCAATCGGTTGCCTGCGCGCAAGAGTATCGTAGCTGCACAGGACATTGCGCTTGGGGATCCTTTTCGAGAGCATAATATGACCGTCAAGAGGCCGGGTAACGGTCTGACTGCAATGAGGTACTGGGATATTCTGGGGAAGACGGCCGGAAGAGTGTATCGGAAAGAAGAGCAAATTGATACATAA
- a CDS encoding NAD-dependent 4,6-dehydratase LegB, whose protein sequence is MNRKVLITGADGFIGSHLTEALVRGGYDVRAFTLYNSFSSWGWLDHCANDVRGQFEVFSGDIRDPYGVQEAMKGCDAVLHLAALIAIPYSYHSPDTYIDTNIKGTLNVLQAARALGVSKVVHTSTSEVYGTALYVPIDEKHPLQGQSPYSASKIGADQLALSFYRSFGLPVGVIRPFNTYGPRQSARAVIPTIITQIAQNIRRIKLGAIHPTRDFNFVADTVRGFISFLESERSIGQEINIGSNFEISVGDTVELIAQLMNTEIEIITEQERMRPEKSEVERLFSDNRKAAELLDWKPLYGGKEGFARGLEQTIEWFSKEDNLKQYKAGQYNI, encoded by the coding sequence ATGAACCGGAAAGTACTTATTACTGGAGCCGATGGCTTTATCGGCTCGCATTTGACCGAAGCTCTCGTCCGCGGCGGTTATGACGTGCGAGCGTTCACGTTATACAATTCGTTTAGTTCATGGGGATGGCTTGATCATTGTGCCAATGATGTAAGAGGCCAGTTCGAAGTGTTTTCAGGTGATATCCGGGATCCTTATGGTGTTCAAGAGGCAATGAAGGGCTGCGATGCTGTGTTACATCTGGCTGCGCTCATCGCGATACCGTATTCCTACCATTCTCCAGATACGTATATCGACACGAATATTAAAGGAACGCTTAATGTGCTTCAAGCAGCCAGAGCGCTCGGTGTGAGCAAGGTTGTTCATACATCGACAAGCGAAGTTTATGGAACCGCGCTCTACGTGCCTATCGATGAGAAGCACCCATTGCAAGGACAATCTCCGTATTCAGCTTCAAAAATTGGGGCAGACCAATTGGCGCTATCGTTCTATCGGTCCTTTGGGCTTCCTGTTGGCGTTATTCGCCCATTTAATACATATGGGCCTCGTCAATCGGCTCGTGCCGTCATTCCCACAATTATTACGCAAATTGCACAGAATATAAGGCGAATCAAGCTTGGAGCAATTCATCCAACACGTGATTTTAACTTTGTTGCAGATACTGTCAGAGGGTTCATCTCGTTCCTGGAGTCGGAACGTAGTATTGGCCAGGAAATTAACATCGGCAGCAATTTTGAAATTTCGGTTGGTGACACCGTGGAGTTAATCGCGCAGTTAATGAATACCGAGATTGAAATTATCACCGAGCAGGAGCGTATGCGCCCGGAGAAGAGCGAAGTGGAGCGTCTCTTCTCAGATAATCGCAAAGCAGCGGAATTATTGGATTGGAAGCCGCTGTATGGCGGCAAGGAAGGTTTCGCACGTGGGCTGGAACAGACAATTGAGTGGTTCTCGAAGGAAGACAATCTTAAGCAATATAAAGCTGGACAGTACAACATTTAG